A region from the Paenibacillus humicola genome encodes:
- the comER gene encoding late competence protein ComER — MNVGFIGIGSMGSLLIEAFIGSGALEPSQITASNRTFAKAERLAYRHFGLRAVPTNREAAEKRDMIFLCIKPHEYKNVIEDLRGVLEPHQLVISITSPVLLDQLEELLPCKIAKVIPSITNYLCCGSTLCMYGSRVTAADRAQLNGLLAAISEPLVIDEKHTRIVSDLSSCGPAFMAFVLQRFVDAAVEETGIDRSEALLIASTMLLGTGQLLTEGGMTPEELQARVAVPGGITAKALALLERELDGVFNAVIKTTHAKYRDDLEHLAVALNSKEVNGS, encoded by the coding sequence ATGAATGTCGGTTTTATCGGAATCGGAAGCATGGGCAGCCTGCTAATCGAGGCCTTTATCGGCTCGGGCGCGCTCGAACCGTCGCAAATAACGGCCAGCAACCGTACATTTGCCAAAGCGGAGCGGCTCGCCTACCGGCATTTCGGCCTGCGTGCCGTCCCTACGAACCGCGAAGCGGCCGAAAAACGCGACATGATTTTCTTATGCATCAAGCCCCACGAATATAAAAACGTGATCGAGGATTTGCGCGGCGTGCTGGAGCCGCATCAGCTGGTGATCTCGATCACGAGCCCGGTGCTGCTCGACCAGCTCGAAGAGCTGCTGCCGTGCAAAATTGCCAAGGTCATCCCGAGCATCACGAACTATTTGTGCTGCGGCTCGACGCTGTGCATGTACGGCAGCCGGGTAACGGCCGCCGACCGGGCGCAGCTGAACGGTCTCCTGGCCGCGATCAGCGAACCGCTTGTTATCGACGAAAAACATACCCGGATCGTCTCCGACCTGTCCAGCTGCGGACCCGCTTTCATGGCCTTCGTGCTGCAGCGGTTCGTTGACGCCGCCGTCGAGGAAACCGGTATCGACCGCAGCGAAGCCCTGCTCATCGCCAGCACGATGCTGCTCGGCACCGGCCAGCTGCTTACCGAGGGCGGCATGACGCCTGAGGAGCTGCAGGCGCGCGTCGCCGTTCCCGGCGGCATTACCGCCAAAGCGCTGGCGCTGCTGGAACGGGAGCTGGACGGTGTCTTCAATGCCGTCATCAAGACGACCCATGCGAAATACCGCGACGATCTGGAGCATTTGGCCGTCGCCTTAAACAGCAAAGAGGTGAACGGCTCTTAA
- the leuS gene encoding leucine--tRNA ligase, producing the protein MAQDRQEFGYRPQELEPKWQQYWDRHKTFQTKEDPDKPKFYALDMFPYPSGAGLHVGHPEGYTATDIVSRYKRMRGYNVLHPMGWDAFGLPAEQHALDTGEHPRDITVKNINNFRRQIKSLGFSYDWDREFSTTDPDYHKWTQWIFIQLYKKGLAYVAEVPVNWCPALGTVLANEEVINGLSERGGHPVIRKPMRQWVLKITEYAERLLEDLEELDWSESIKDMQRNWIGKSKGAEVTFAVDGYDESLVVFTTRPDTLFGATYCVLAPEHELVEKIASPEQKAAVEAYREAAARKSDLERTDLAKDKTGVFTGAYAVNPVNGAKVPIWIADYVLAGYGTGAIMAVPGHDQRDWEFAKQFELPIVEVVQGGDLSKEAFAGDGPHVNSDFLNGLHNEAAIKRMIEKLEASGRGKGKVTYRLRDWLFSRQRYWGEPIPILHLEDGTMKPVPEDQLPLRLPDVEQIKPSGTGESPLANVKEWVETVDPETGMKARRETNTMPQWAGSCWYYLRFIDPHNDKELCSPEKQKEWLPVDLYIGGAEHAVLHLLYARFWHKVLYDLGVVATKEPFHKLVNQGMILGTNNEKMSKSRGNVINPDDIVGEFGADTLRMYEMFMGPLEATKPWNTNGVEGMSRFLARVWRLFVGEDGGLNPRIADGEAAESFKRTWNRTIKKVGDDYEHLRFNTAISQLMIFVNDAYKAETLPRKAMEHFVQMLSPLAPHIAEELWAKLGHGESVTYEPWPSYEEAWTVDQEIEIVVQVNGKIVDRLSIPADMEAPEMEETAKRSEKVKEATAGKTVRKVIAVKGKLVNIVAN; encoded by the coding sequence ATGGCGCAGGATCGTCAGGAATTTGGCTACCGTCCGCAGGAGCTGGAGCCGAAATGGCAGCAATATTGGGATCGGCACAAGACGTTTCAAACGAAAGAAGACCCGGACAAACCGAAATTTTATGCGCTCGACATGTTCCCGTATCCGTCTGGGGCCGGGCTGCACGTCGGCCATCCGGAAGGCTATACGGCAACGGACATCGTATCCCGCTACAAACGGATGCGCGGCTATAACGTGCTGCATCCGATGGGCTGGGACGCGTTCGGACTGCCGGCGGAGCAGCACGCGCTCGATACCGGCGAGCATCCGCGCGACATTACGGTGAAGAACATCAACAACTTTCGCCGCCAGATCAAATCGCTCGGCTTCTCATACGACTGGGACCGGGAATTCAGTACGACCGATCCCGATTATCACAAATGGACGCAGTGGATTTTCATCCAGCTGTATAAGAAGGGACTGGCCTATGTTGCCGAGGTGCCCGTGAACTGGTGCCCCGCGCTCGGGACGGTGCTTGCGAACGAGGAAGTGATCAACGGCCTCAGCGAACGAGGCGGCCATCCGGTCATCCGCAAGCCGATGCGCCAATGGGTGCTGAAAATTACGGAATATGCCGAACGGCTGCTGGAGGATCTCGAAGAGCTGGACTGGTCCGAGAGCATCAAGGACATGCAGCGCAACTGGATCGGCAAATCGAAGGGCGCGGAGGTGACGTTTGCGGTCGACGGGTACGACGAGTCGCTCGTCGTCTTTACGACCCGTCCGGACACGCTGTTCGGCGCCACGTACTGCGTCCTTGCGCCGGAGCACGAGCTGGTGGAGAAAATCGCTTCGCCGGAGCAGAAAGCTGCGGTTGAAGCGTACCGGGAAGCGGCGGCGCGCAAGAGCGATCTCGAGCGGACGGATTTGGCGAAGGACAAAACCGGCGTCTTTACCGGCGCGTACGCGGTCAATCCGGTTAACGGCGCGAAGGTGCCGATTTGGATCGCCGATTACGTGCTGGCCGGCTACGGCACGGGCGCCATTATGGCGGTGCCGGGGCACGACCAGCGCGACTGGGAATTCGCCAAGCAGTTCGAGCTGCCGATCGTTGAGGTCGTGCAGGGCGGCGATCTGTCGAAGGAAGCGTTCGCCGGCGACGGCCCGCACGTGAATTCGGATTTTCTGAACGGGCTGCATAACGAAGCTGCCATCAAACGGATGATCGAAAAGCTGGAAGCGAGCGGCAGGGGCAAGGGGAAGGTGACGTACCGGCTGCGCGACTGGCTGTTCAGCCGCCAGCGCTATTGGGGCGAGCCGATCCCGATCCTGCATCTGGAGGACGGCACGATGAAGCCGGTGCCGGAGGACCAGCTGCCGCTTCGGCTGCCGGACGTCGAGCAGATCAAGCCGTCGGGAACGGGCGAATCGCCGCTGGCCAACGTGAAGGAATGGGTCGAGACGGTGGACCCGGAGACCGGCATGAAGGCGCGCCGCGAGACGAACACGATGCCGCAGTGGGCGGGGAGCTGCTGGTATTACCTGCGTTTTATCGACCCGCATAACGACAAGGAGCTTTGCTCGCCGGAGAAGCAGAAGGAATGGCTGCCGGTCGATCTGTACATCGGAGGCGCGGAGCATGCGGTGCTCCATTTGCTGTATGCGCGTTTTTGGCACAAGGTGCTGTACGACCTTGGCGTCGTCGCGACGAAAGAGCCGTTCCATAAGCTGGTTAACCAGGGCATGATTCTCGGCACGAACAACGAGAAAATGTCCAAATCGCGCGGCAACGTGATCAATCCGGACGATATCGTCGGCGAATTCGGGGCGGACACGCTGCGGATGTATGAAATGTTTATGGGGCCGCTTGAGGCGACGAAGCCGTGGAATACGAACGGCGTGGAGGGCATGTCCCGGTTCCTCGCCCGCGTTTGGCGGCTGTTCGTCGGCGAGGACGGCGGGCTAAACCCGCGCATTGCGGACGGCGAAGCGGCCGAATCGTTCAAGCGCACATGGAACCGGACGATCAAGAAGGTTGGCGACGACTACGAGCATCTGCGGTTTAACACTGCGATCAGCCAGTTGATGATTTTCGTCAACGATGCGTACAAAGCGGAAACGCTGCCGCGGAAGGCGATGGAGCATTTCGTGCAAATGCTGTCGCCGCTCGCGCCGCATATCGCCGAAGAGCTGTGGGCGAAGTTAGGCCATGGCGAATCGGTGACCTACGAGCCGTGGCCGTCTTATGAAGAGGCGTGGACGGTCGATCAGGAGATCGAAATCGTGGTGCAGGTAAACGGTAAAATCGTCGATCGCCTGTCGATTCCGGCCGACATGGAAGCCCCGGAGATGGAGGAGACCGCGAAGCGGTCGGAGAAGGTCAAGGAAGCGACCGCCGGTAAAACGGTGCGCAAAGTCATTGCCGTCAAAGGCAAGCTCGTCAATATTGTCGCGAACTGA
- a CDS encoding class I SAM-dependent DNA methyltransferase, whose protein sequence is MHAYRQFAAVYDRLMEDMPYPEWMRFARSCWERYGVPKTIADLGCGTGNLSIPLARSGFHVYAIDLSAEMLTIGRNKWDASPQHTFRTQEGSIRWLQQDMRDWELPQPVDAVISFCDCVNYLTEEDDVEAAFRAAYGQLKSGGVFLFDVHAPRTLARYAGEQPFVLDERDIAYIWTCELDRERTEIEHKLTIFAREGESRDARYARIEETHVQRAYEPAWLRGALARAGFGNIEIYADFRLEPPNAESERIFFAAVK, encoded by the coding sequence ATGCATGCTTACCGGCAATTCGCGGCTGTGTACGACCGTCTGATGGAGGATATGCCTTACCCTGAATGGATGCGTTTCGCCAGATCCTGCTGGGAACGGTATGGCGTTCCGAAGACGATCGCCGATTTGGGCTGCGGGACGGGCAACCTGTCGATTCCGCTGGCGCGGTCGGGCTTTCACGTTTACGCCATCGATCTGTCGGCGGAAATGCTGACGATCGGACGCAACAAATGGGACGCCTCGCCGCAGCATACGTTCCGCACGCAGGAGGGTTCTATCCGCTGGCTGCAGCAGGATATGCGCGACTGGGAGCTTCCGCAGCCGGTCGACGCCGTCATCTCGTTCTGCGACTGCGTCAATTATTTGACGGAGGAGGACGACGTCGAGGCGGCGTTCCGGGCCGCGTACGGACAGTTGAAGAGCGGAGGCGTTTTTCTGTTCGACGTTCACGCTCCGCGGACGCTCGCGCGCTACGCCGGCGAACAGCCCTTCGTGCTGGACGAACGCGATATCGCTTATATATGGACGTGCGAGCTCGATCGGGAGCGGACCGAAATCGAGCATAAACTGACGATTTTCGCCCGCGAGGGCGAGTCGCGCGACGCGCGGTATGCCCGGATCGAGGAAACGCACGTGCAGCGGGCGTATGAACCGGCTTGGCTCCGCGGCGCGCTGGCCAGAGCGGGCTTCGGGAACATCGAAATCTATGCCGACTTCCGGCTGGAGCCGCCGAACGCCGAATCGGAACGGATTTTTTTCGCCGCGGTGAAATAA
- a CDS encoding S1 RNA-binding domain-containing protein, with product MSLIAGTIQKLRVAREVPPYGFFLTDGDSEVLMHYTEIIDKKPKPGAEVDVFLYFDSEDRPAATMKKPLITLGDVARLAVADLHPRIGAFLEMGLGRQLLLPMSEQPEAKELRPQRGDEVYVTLAHDKAGRLVAKTASEEQLAKLAFRVPSAWRHTWVEGWVTKTLKLGSFVLIDGGVIGFGAMGLIPESERSHPLRLGERARARVTFVREDGRVNLSMVPPKEVGRVEDADRILAFLEERPGGRMPYSDETPADIIKQKFGISKSAFKRAVGKLMRDGRAKQLGGWTELVQAEEAAGASGKDGHRDGDGPEAGGTD from the coding sequence ATGAGCCTCATTGCGGGGACGATACAAAAGCTGAGGGTGGCGCGCGAAGTGCCGCCCTACGGCTTTTTCCTGACCGACGGCGACTCGGAAGTGCTGATGCATTATACGGAAATCATCGACAAAAAACCGAAGCCGGGCGCAGAAGTCGACGTGTTCCTGTACTTTGATTCGGAAGACCGTCCGGCCGCCACGATGAAAAAGCCGCTGATTACGCTCGGCGATGTGGCCCGGCTGGCCGTGGCCGATCTTCACCCGCGCATCGGCGCATTTCTGGAGATGGGGCTCGGCCGCCAGCTGCTGCTGCCGATGTCGGAGCAGCCGGAAGCGAAGGAGCTGCGGCCGCAGCGCGGCGACGAAGTGTACGTGACGCTCGCGCACGACAAAGCCGGCCGCCTGGTGGCGAAAACGGCAAGCGAGGAGCAGCTGGCGAAGCTGGCTTTTCGCGTGCCGTCAGCCTGGCGCCATACTTGGGTGGAGGGCTGGGTGACCAAAACGCTGAAGCTCGGTTCCTTTGTCCTGATCGACGGCGGCGTGATCGGCTTCGGCGCCATGGGGCTCATTCCGGAAAGCGAGCGTTCGCATCCGTTAAGGCTGGGCGAGCGCGCCCGCGCGCGAGTAACGTTCGTGCGCGAGGACGGGCGGGTCAACCTGTCGATGGTTCCTCCGAAGGAAGTCGGCCGCGTGGAGGATGCCGACCGGATTCTGGCCTTTCTGGAAGAGCGGCCAGGCGGCAGAATGCCGTATTCCGACGAAACGCCGGCCGATATCATTAAGCAGAAGTTCGGCATCAGCAAATCGGCGTTCAAGCGCGCGGTCGGCAAGCTGATGCGCGACGGCCGCGCGAAGCAGCTGGGCGGCTGGACCGAGCTGGTTCAGGCCGAAGAGGCGGCCGGAGCGTCCGGTAAGGACGGGCACCGCGACGGGGACGGCCCGGAGGCCGGGGGGACGGACTAA
- the rsfS gene encoding ribosome silencing factor, producing MTVKADELMQLVVAAAEDKKAHQIVALNLTGVSLVADYFVICHGNSDTQVQAITTEIRKRAEESGARVRGVEGMDSARWVLVDLGDVVVHVFHRDEREYYSLERLWSDAKVVEFA from the coding sequence ATGACGGTGAAAGCGGACGAACTGATGCAGCTCGTGGTGGCTGCGGCGGAGGACAAAAAAGCGCATCAAATCGTGGCGCTCAATCTGACGGGCGTATCGCTGGTGGCGGATTATTTTGTAATCTGCCACGGTAATTCCGATACGCAGGTGCAGGCGATCACGACGGAAATTCGCAAGCGGGCGGAAGAAAGCGGAGCGCGCGTGCGCGGCGTTGAAGGGATGGATTCGGCAAGGTGGGTGCTGGTCGATCTCGGTGATGTCGTCGTTCACGTGTTCCACCGCGACGAGCGCGAATATTACAGCCTGGAGCGGCTTTGGTCCGACGCGAAGGTCGTGGAGTTCGCATGA
- the yqeK gene encoding bis(5'-nucleosyl)-tetraphosphatase (symmetrical) YqeK, which produces MNRNTMMEAVRAEMPERRWAHTLGVMETAVKLAERFGGDPEKADRAAILHDVAKYWPTARMETIIRGQGLPADLLDYDKELWHAPVGAFVAERDYGVSDHQVLDAIRYHTSGRERMTLLDKIVCLADYMEPGRDFPGVHKIRELAEHSLEKALIAGFDSTISYLLAQGKRIYPLTVAARNDLILTVREAEQ; this is translated from the coding sequence ATGAATCGTAACACGATGATGGAAGCGGTTCGCGCTGAAATGCCGGAGCGCCGGTGGGCGCATACGCTCGGCGTCATGGAGACGGCGGTCAAGCTCGCCGAGCGTTTCGGCGGGGACCCGGAGAAGGCGGACCGGGCGGCGATTTTGCACGATGTGGCGAAGTATTGGCCGACGGCGAGGATGGAAACGATCATCCGCGGGCAGGGACTGCCCGCCGATCTGCTGGACTATGATAAGGAACTGTGGCACGCGCCTGTCGGCGCGTTCGTGGCGGAGCGGGATTACGGCGTGTCCGACCATCAGGTGCTGGACGCGATCCGCTACCATACGTCGGGACGGGAGCGCATGACGCTGCTCGACAAAATCGTCTGCCTGGCCGACTATATGGAGCCCGGACGCGATTTTCCCGGGGTGCATAAAATCCGGGAATTAGCCGAGCATAGTTTGGAGAAGGCGCTGATCGCCGGGTTCGACTCGACGATTTCATATTTGCTGGCGCAGGGCAAAAGGATTTATCCATTGACGGTGGCGGCGCGCAATGATTTGATTTTAACGGTGCGGGAGGCTGAGCAATGA
- the nadD gene encoding nicotinate-nucleotide adenylyltransferase: MLKVGIMGGTFDPIHFGHLLAAETARETCGLDEIWFVPSCKPPLKAGEPEADGGFRLEMVYRAIDFQPHFRAMDIELERGGTSYSIDTVRSLQELYPGRTFSYIIGSDRVNDLPKWHRIEELADVVDFIGVERPGESIDKDRLPAFISGKLRIAQMPQIGISSTDIRKRCAEGRSIRFLVPEKVYSFIKRNGLYES; encoded by the coding sequence GTGTTAAAAGTCGGCATAATGGGCGGCACGTTCGACCCGATTCATTTCGGCCATTTGCTTGCTGCCGAGACGGCGCGCGAGACATGCGGGCTGGACGAGATATGGTTCGTCCCGTCCTGCAAGCCGCCGCTTAAGGCTGGCGAGCCCGAGGCGGACGGCGGATTCCGGCTCGAAATGGTATACCGCGCCATCGATTTTCAGCCGCATTTCCGGGCGATGGATATCGAGCTGGAGCGCGGCGGCACGAGCTATTCGATCGATACGGTGCGGTCGCTTCAAGAGCTGTACCCGGGCAGAACGTTCAGCTATATCATCGGCTCCGACCGTGTCAATGATCTGCCGAAATGGCACCGGATCGAGGAGCTGGCGGACGTCGTCGATTTTATCGGGGTCGAACGGCCGGGAGAATCCATCGACAAGGACAGGCTGCCTGCTTTTATTAGCGGAAAGCTGCGCATCGCGCAAATGCCGCAAATCGGCATATCGTCAACGGATATACGGAAGCGCTGCGCCGAAGGACGGTCGATTCGTTTCCTCGTGCCCGAGAAAGTGTATTCGTTTATAAAAAGGAACGGTCTGTATGAATCGTAA
- the yhbY gene encoding ribosome assembly RNA-binding protein YhbY, protein MLTGKQKRHLRALAHHLTPVFQVGKGGANEHLVRHVQEAIEKRELLKVSVLNNCLDDPKEIGEWVAAEAGAELVQVIGKTIVLYKESKDHKTIELP, encoded by the coding sequence ATGCTGACAGGGAAGCAAAAACGACATCTGCGGGCGCTCGCGCACCATTTGACACCGGTATTTCAGGTGGGCAAAGGAGGCGCGAACGAGCATCTCGTCCGCCATGTGCAGGAAGCGATCGAAAAGCGGGAGCTGCTGAAGGTTTCGGTGCTGAACAACTGCCTGGACGACCCGAAGGAGATCGGGGAATGGGTCGCGGCGGAAGCGGGCGCCGAGCTCGTCCAAGTGATCGGCAAGACGATCGTGCTCTACAAGGAATCGAAGGATCATAAGACGATTGAGCTGCCATAG
- the aroE gene encoding shikimate dehydrogenase → MGTTSGGAAAQAGTAWAVDSHTTLYCVIGDPVRHSKSPVMLNRAFQETGVNGMYIAFHIMKERLGDFAAGVRAMGIRGVNVTIPHKLDIMPFLDEIDESAEAIGAVNTIVNEDGRLIGFNTDGIGYVRSLKEEAEPELAGKHVLIVGAGGATRGILYALCKESPGRITIVNRTPERAQALAEAFKGSADLRAIGWDRLRDACAEADIVINTTPAGMHPNVDEVPFDPSWLKPGTVASDLIYNPLTTRFLSSAEDRGCRIHGGLGMFIYQGAYAFEYWTGVPAPVAAMRETVLEALGRER, encoded by the coding sequence ATGGGGACGACGAGCGGCGGGGCGGCGGCACAGGCCGGCACCGCATGGGCGGTCGACAGTCATACGACGCTGTACTGCGTCATCGGCGATCCGGTCCGCCATTCCAAATCGCCGGTTATGCTGAACCGGGCTTTTCAAGAAACGGGCGTGAACGGAATGTATATCGCCTTTCATATAATGAAGGAGCGGCTCGGCGACTTTGCCGCCGGCGTGAGGGCCATGGGCATCCGCGGCGTCAACGTGACGATTCCGCACAAGCTGGACATCATGCCGTTTCTGGACGAAATCGACGAAAGTGCGGAAGCGATCGGCGCCGTCAATACGATTGTGAACGAAGACGGAAGGCTGATCGGCTTTAACACGGACGGCATCGGCTATGTCCGGTCGCTCAAGGAAGAAGCGGAGCCGGAGCTCGCCGGCAAGCATGTGCTGATCGTCGGCGCCGGCGGGGCGACGCGCGGGATCCTCTACGCGCTGTGCAAAGAATCGCCAGGGCGGATCACGATCGTGAACCGGACGCCGGAACGCGCCCAGGCGCTGGCTGAAGCGTTTAAAGGAAGCGCCGACCTTCGCGCGATCGGCTGGGACCGGCTGCGGGACGCCTGCGCGGAAGCCGACATCGTGATCAATACGACGCCGGCGGGCATGCATCCGAACGTGGACGAGGTTCCGTTCGACCCGTCGTGGCTGAAGCCCGGCACGGTCGCGAGCGATTTGATATACAATCCGCTGACGACCCGTTTTCTGTCCTCGGCGGAGGATCGGGGCTGCCGCATTCACGGCGGGCTGGGCATGTTTATTTACCAGGGCGCATATGCATTCGAGTACTGGACAGGTGTGCCCGCCCCGGTGGCGGCAATGCGCGAGACGGTGCTGGAGGCGCTCGGACGCGAACGTTAA
- the yqeH gene encoding ribosome biogenesis GTPase YqeH: MTKPIHEQGACAGCGVRLQTADTDKPGFVPAAALEREPAICQRCFRIKNYNEASSVAVDQDDFLRLLGGIAATDSLVVHIVDIFDFEGSLISGLQRFVGSNPVLLVANKIDLLPKGINLNRLRNWVQKQAKAQGLRTVDIVLCSAKRGFGFEHVIEALGRHRGRRDVYVVGATNVGKSTLINKLIRDYSDLGRELTTSRYPGTTLDAVHIPLDDGNDIIDTPGIVYAHRMTEIVPRGVLQALLPDKPVKQLVYQLNDRQTLFIGALARIDFVEGARQSFTLYISNALSVHRTKLERADELYAEHRGEMLAPPSREQLADMPEWTRHRLTVKRGGDNDVFISGLGWVHVNGGEGALIDVFAPKGVRVLLRDALI; the protein is encoded by the coding sequence TTGACGAAACCGATTCATGAGCAGGGAGCTTGCGCCGGCTGCGGCGTCCGGCTGCAAACCGCAGATACGGACAAGCCCGGCTTTGTGCCGGCCGCGGCGCTGGAGCGGGAGCCGGCGATTTGCCAGCGGTGCTTCCGCATCAAAAACTACAACGAAGCGTCCTCGGTCGCCGTCGACCAGGACGACTTTCTCAGGCTGCTGGGCGGCATCGCCGCTACGGACAGCCTTGTCGTACATATCGTCGATATTTTCGACTTCGAAGGCAGTCTGATTTCCGGCCTGCAGCGGTTTGTCGGCAGCAATCCCGTACTGCTCGTCGCGAACAAAATCGATCTGCTGCCAAAAGGAATCAACCTGAACCGCCTTCGCAACTGGGTGCAGAAGCAGGCGAAGGCGCAGGGACTGCGGACCGTCGACATCGTCCTGTGCAGCGCCAAGCGGGGCTTCGGCTTCGAGCACGTGATCGAAGCGCTTGGCAGGCACCGCGGCCGCCGCGACGTGTATGTCGTCGGCGCGACAAATGTCGGGAAATCGACGCTGATCAATAAGCTGATCCGCGATTACAGCGACCTTGGACGCGAGCTGACGACGTCCCGATACCCGGGAACGACGCTGGATGCGGTACACATCCCGCTGGACGACGGTAACGATATCATCGATACGCCGGGCATTGTCTATGCCCACCGGATGACGGAAATCGTCCCGCGCGGCGTGCTGCAGGCGCTGCTTCCGGACAAGCCGGTCAAACAGCTCGTCTATCAGCTGAACGACCGGCAGACGCTGTTCATCGGTGCGCTGGCCCGGATCGATTTTGTGGAAGGCGCGCGGCAGTCGTTTACGCTGTATATCTCGAACGCGCTTTCCGTTCATCGGACGAAGCTGGAGCGGGCGGACGAGCTGTACGCCGAGCACCGCGGCGAAATGCTCGCCCCGCCGAGCCGTGAGCAGCTGGCGGATATGCCGGAATGGACGCGCCACCGGCTGACGGTGAAGCGCGGCGGCGACAACGATGTGTTTATTTCTGGCCTCGGCTGGGTGCACGTCAACGGCGGCGAAGGCGCGCTGATCGACGTTTTTGCACCGAAGGGCGTCCGGGTGCTGCTGCGGGATGCGCTGATTTAA
- a CDS encoding YqeG family HAD IIIA-type phosphatase, translating into MWYSFGDSERRGDKGMFERMLPHMRVNTIYDIDLQALQKKGLRGIITDLDNTLVGAKVPLATPQLVKWLDVVRDHGFRVVIVSNNNLTRVSRFAEPLHIRYVHAARKPAGKAFLKALKELALPAEETAVIGDQLMTDVLGGRRMGLFTILVNPIAPGDEGFTTRFNRMIERVALSRLRKKGLWPEEERHS; encoded by the coding sequence GTGTGGTATAGTTTCGGTGATAGTGAACGCAGGGGAGACAAAGGCATGTTTGAACGGATGTTGCCGCATATGCGCGTCAATACCATTTACGATATCGATTTGCAGGCTTTGCAGAAAAAAGGGCTGAGAGGCATCATTACCGATCTCGACAATACGCTTGTCGGCGCCAAAGTGCCGCTCGCGACGCCGCAGCTCGTGAAATGGCTGGACGTCGTGCGCGACCACGGCTTTCGCGTCGTGATCGTATCGAACAACAACCTGACGCGCGTCTCGAGGTTTGCCGAGCCGCTCCATATCCGCTACGTGCATGCCGCTCGCAAGCCCGCAGGTAAAGCGTTCCTCAAGGCGCTGAAGGAGCTGGCGCTTCCGGCGGAAGAGACGGCGGTCATCGGCGACCAGCTCATGACCGACGTGCTCGGCGGACGGCGGATGGGGCTGTTCACGATTCTCGTCAATCCGATCGCGCCGGGCGATGAAGGCTTTACGACGCGCTTTAACCGGATGATCGAGCGGGTCGCGCTCTCCCGCCTGCGCAAAAAAGGGCTTTGGCCCGAGGAGGAACGCCATTCTTGA